The following coding sequences are from one Malaciobacter pacificus window:
- a CDS encoding NAD-glutamate dehydrogenase domain-containing protein, which yields MATSDIQAICAQLLTPEDLAVSDELFNRVLEDGIVTKILENKNNKYIKIFSKEQMFLSNVTPLLHNIGFEIIDEVTYNVTNKKELIYISRFNLNIQDFKKLEFAKENIEEIITNSLKDTTVKHSKAFLLVYEQNFSLRKVNLIRAFIEYLDQAVLEINSSAILNTYTNHHNITALFVEYFLTKFGPDIKNRDFELSVISEKIKEEIKKVPQILDDKILNLTFSFLCSLLRTNYFLNQEAISFKIDTACFGKDLKGLQPNIENFIFHQDFYGVHLRMTKVSRGGLRWSDRHDDYRQEVKSLMITQEGKNSIIIPSGAKGGFVIKRDDVSMEFFTEVYSKFINANLDLVDNLVDGVVVKNEKVVSYDGDDYYFVVAADKGTASMSDVANNIAISRNYWLGDAFASGGSNGYGHKDLGITARGAIMSSKRFFIEDNIDIYKDEISVVGLGSMSGDVFGNGMLESNKFKLLAAISHKDIFIDPNPNVKKAYEERKRLFESKNGGWSNYDTKLISKGGGVFKRSDKEIELSAEIKKLINTTKKTISGEELCRKLLTLDVDMLFNGGVGTYVKASDENNLDIGDKQNEAVRVDANELRAKVVCEGGNLGFTQKARIEYALNGGRINLDAIDNAAGVNTSDHEVNLKILLNIIKNQGILDETQAKDTLHSLTEQIVQMVLKNNYEQACVISMDEQFSTKYPNDFIKSIEVLENELVSFNKSAFYIPKRENINDIIDINGSIVRPVLGSVLSYTKIFLKKILLESKILDDAFVTQYLFKYYPKSFVGAYEQQILNHPLKKEIIATVIADIIINHQGITFISDYEKLGKERFLLKVKSFLVVRELFGADEIREKIYSQDYVLNSDRQYKLIGKLEYVLYASTKWMVKYLKKNQLDSSHIIDHKEELFTLLSQVHNQSVETLIPNDENFNKFFSVIDYLRFAVAAIVIKENTNHSFKDVIILFYSLIHEFNILEIIIALNKVKISGHSDVTLRNQVLQFIEFIVVHYTKKVLDFKRVNEEPDVAFANFVANEKDTFYKVRDHLDDFMAKENKDIKEIAITVNQLMVSLI from the coding sequence GAAGGAGAATATTGAAGAGATAATTACAAATTCATTAAAAGATACTACAGTAAAGCATTCTAAAGCATTCTTACTTGTATATGAACAAAACTTTAGTTTAAGAAAAGTAAATTTAATTAGAGCATTTATTGAGTATTTAGACCAAGCAGTTTTAGAAATAAACTCATCTGCAATTTTAAATACATACACAAATCATCATAATATTACAGCACTTTTCGTAGAGTATTTTTTAACAAAATTTGGTCCAGATATAAAAAATAGAGATTTTGAACTTAGCGTTATTTCAGAAAAGATAAAAGAAGAGATAAAAAAAGTGCCTCAAATTCTAGATGATAAAATTTTAAATCTTACTTTCTCTTTTTTATGTTCACTTTTAAGAACGAACTACTTCTTAAATCAAGAAGCAATTTCATTTAAAATTGATACTGCTTGTTTTGGAAAAGACTTAAAAGGACTTCAGCCAAATATTGAGAATTTCATTTTTCACCAAGATTTCTATGGTGTTCATTTAAGAATGACAAAGGTTTCAAGAGGAGGTCTTAGATGGTCAGATAGACATGATGATTATAGACAAGAAGTGAAATCTTTAATGATTACTCAAGAAGGAAAAAACTCAATTATCATTCCAAGCGGTGCTAAAGGTGGTTTTGTAATAAAAAGAGATGATGTTTCAATGGAGTTTTTCACTGAAGTTTATTCAAAATTTATTAATGCAAATTTAGATTTAGTTGATAATTTAGTTGATGGGGTAGTTGTAAAAAATGAGAAAGTAGTCTCTTATGATGGGGATGATTATTATTTTGTAGTTGCTGCTGATAAAGGAACTGCTTCTATGAGTGATGTTGCAAATAATATTGCAATAAGTAGAAACTATTGGCTAGGTGATGCTTTTGCTAGTGGGGGAAGTAATGGTTATGGTCATAAAGATTTAGGTATAACTGCTCGTGGTGCAATAATGTCATCAAAGAGATTTTTTATAGAAGATAATATAGATATTTATAAAGATGAAATTTCAGTAGTTGGACTTGGTTCTATGAGTGGTGATGTTTTTGGAAATGGAATGTTAGAGTCTAATAAATTTAAATTATTAGCTGCAATTTCCCACAAAGATATTTTTATTGATCCAAATCCAAATGTAAAAAAAGCTTATGAAGAGAGAAAAAGATTATTTGAATCAAAAAATGGTGGTTGGAGTAATTATGATACAAAACTAATCTCAAAAGGTGGTGGAGTATTTAAAAGAAGCGATAAAGAAATTGAGTTGTCTGCTGAAATTAAAAAGCTAATTAATACTACTAAAAAAACTATTTCAGGCGAAGAGTTATGTAGAAAACTTTTAACTTTAGATGTTGATATGTTATTTAATGGTGGTGTTGGAACTTATGTAAAAGCAAGTGATGAAAATAACCTTGACATTGGTGATAAACAAAATGAAGCGGTTAGAGTTGATGCAAATGAATTAAGAGCTAAAGTAGTTTGTGAAGGTGGAAATTTAGGATTTACTCAAAAAGCTAGAATAGAGTATGCCTTAAATGGTGGACGAATAAATCTTGATGCTATAGATAATGCTGCAGGTGTTAATACGTCTGATCATGAAGTAAATTTAAAAATTCTATTAAATATTATTAAAAATCAAGGGATTTTAGATGAAACTCAAGCTAAAGATACTCTTCATTCTTTAACTGAACAAATTGTTCAAATGGTATTAAAAAATAACTATGAACAAGCTTGTGTTATTTCTATGGATGAACAATTTTCTACTAAGTATCCAAATGATTTTATTAAATCAATTGAAGTTTTAGAAAATGAATTAGTATCATTTAATAAGTCAGCATTTTATATTCCAAAAAGAGAAAATATAAATGATATTATAGATATTAATGGTTCTATTGTAAGACCAGTTCTAGGTTCTGTTTTATCTTACACAAAAATTTTTCTGAAGAAAATATTGCTTGAATCAAAAATTTTAGATGATGCTTTTGTAACACAGTATTTATTTAAATATTATCCTAAATCTTTTGTAGGGGCGTATGAGCAACAAATTTTAAATCATCCATTAAAAAAAGAGATTATAGCAACTGTTATTGCTGATATTATTATAAACCATCAAGGTATTACATTTATAAGTGATTATGAAAAACTTGGTAAAGAGAGATTTTTACTAAAAGTTAAATCATTTTTAGTTGTTAGAGAGCTTTTTGGTGCTGATGAGATTAGAGAAAAAATTTATAGTCAAGATTATGTTTTAAATAGTGATAGACAGTATAAACTAATTGGGAAACTTGAGTATGTACTTTATGCAAGTACAAAATGGATGGTTAAATATCTAAAGAAAAATCAATTAGATTCCTCTCATATTATTGACCATAAAGAAGAGTTATTTACACTATTGTCACAAGTTCACAACCAAAGTGTAGAGACTTTAATACCTAATGATGAGAATTTCAATAAATTCTTCAGTGTGATTGATTATCTAAGATTTGCAGTTGCTGCAATTGTGATAAAAGAGAATACTAATCATTCATTTAAAGATGTAATTATTTTATTTTATTCATTAATTCATGAATTTAATATTTTAGAAATTATCATTGCATTAAATAAAGTAAAAATCTCAGGACATAGTGATGTAACTCTTAGAAATCAAGTTTTACAATTTATTGAGTTTATTGTTGTTCACTATACAAAAAAAGTATTAGACTTTAAAAGAGTAAATGAAGAACCAGATGTAGCCTTTGCAAACTTTGTTGCAAATGAAAAAGATACATTTTATAAAGTAAGAGATCACTTAGATGATTTTATGGCAAAAGAGAATAAAGATATTAAAGAGATTGCCATTACTGTAAATCAATTAATGGTTTCACTAATATAA
- a CDS encoding response regulator, translating into MSRKLRILLIEDERLIAKNLKEILEKFNYEVVAIHSTAEEAYETLFDDNIDLIISDIEIKGLVDGIDASKVFQDIYNLPIIFITAYSDDEKIHRASRLENMVGYLVKPIKLEELKALIDMAILKYDVFGKEKVIEINNIYKYDPKHKELFENGVEVNLTRNEKLLLSILLNNEKVTSYEVINEAIWGTQKVSDGTRRQLIHRLKSKIKDLEIASKKGEGIYLKR; encoded by the coding sequence ATGTCTAGAAAACTTAGAATACTTTTGATAGAAGATGAAAGATTAATCGCTAAAAACCTAAAAGAAATACTTGAAAAGTTTAATTATGAAGTTGTTGCTATTCATTCTACAGCAGAAGAAGCATACGAAACATTATTTGATGATAATATTGATTTAATTATTTCTGATATTGAAATAAAAGGTTTAGTTGATGGTATTGATGCTTCTAAAGTATTTCAAGACATTTATAATTTACCAATTATTTTTATTACTGCATATAGTGATGATGAAAAAATCCACAGGGCTTCAAGACTTGAAAATATGGTTGGTTATTTAGTAAAACCTATTAAACTTGAAGAATTAAAAGCTTTAATTGACATGGCAATTTTAAAATATGATGTTTTTGGTAAAGAAAAAGTAATTGAGATAAATAATATTTACAAGTATGATCCTAAACATAAAGAACTTTTTGAGAATGGTGTTGAAGTAAATTTAACAAGAAATGAAAAGCTACTTTTATCTATTTTATTAAATAATGAAAAAGTTACTTCTTATGAAGTTATAAATGAAGCAATATGGGGAACACAAAAAGTATCTGATGGAACTAGAAGACAATTAATACATAGATTAAAATCTAAAATAAAAGACTTAGAAATAGCTTCTAAAAAAGGTGAAGGTATTTATTTAAAAAGATAG
- a CDS encoding globin, with protein MQFNITPAQVGTRPPVVKPSPQVLEFLGEEGMRKLVSDHYDLLRQSDIKGLFPPTDEGFALAKQHSADFFIQICGGPDYFNQNRGAPMMAARHQPFRITPKARQIWLESYAVVLSQLDMPEDLKESLWGYLDIFSIWMMNTPE; from the coding sequence ATGCAATTTAATATAACTCCTGCACAAGTAGGAACAAGACCACCAGTGGTAAAACCTAGTCCACAAGTTTTAGAATTCTTAGGTGAAGAGGGAATGAGAAAATTAGTTTCTGATCACTACGACTTATTAAGACAAAGTGATATTAAAGGATTATTTCCGCCAACTGATGAAGGTTTTGCTTTAGCTAAACAACACTCGGCTGATTTTTTTATTCAAATTTGTGGAGGTCCAGATTATTTTAATCAAAATAGAGGAGCACCAATGATGGCTGCACGTCATCAACCATTTAGAATTACGCCTAAAGCTAGACAAATATGGTTAGAATCATATGCTGTAGTTTTATCTCAATTAGATATGCCTGAAGATTTAAAAGAGTCTTTATGGGGATACCTTGATATTTTTAGTATATGGATGATGAATACGCCAGAATAA
- a CDS encoding paraquat-inducible protein A: MGLNTENIIECKSCGLFVNKQEASKKYLIKCPRCNTKLRAYIDHSYDSLFYAISAIMLFVLMNIFPLIKLSINNKDLQATLYDTVFILLEQNLFFVALIVFFTIIIAPLFNSIIIIVAFIQKHTKVKFFTKTFLHDSFHFTKTWGFIEVFIISIIVTYIKLVGMVSSTRFDLGFYIMLFYIFCFYMSNKKFEGKSVFGE, from the coding sequence ATGGGTTTAAACACTGAAAATATTATCGAGTGTAAAAGTTGTGGACTTTTTGTTAATAAACAAGAAGCCTCAAAAAAATATCTTATCAAGTGTCCTAGATGTAATACAAAATTAAGAGCATATATAGACCATAGTTATGATTCTTTATTTTATGCAATATCAGCAATTATGCTTTTTGTTCTAATGAATATTTTCCCTTTAATAAAACTATCTATTAATAATAAAGATTTACAAGCAACACTTTATGATACAGTTTTTATCCTTTTAGAGCAAAATCTTTTTTTTGTTGCTTTAATAGTTTTTTTCACTATTATTATAGCTCCATTATTTAACTCAATTATTATAATTGTTGCTTTTATTCAAAAACATACAAAAGTAAAGTTTTTTACGAAAACATTTTTGCATGATAGCTTTCACTTTACAAAAACTTGGGGTTTTATTGAAGTATTTATAATTAGTATTATTGTTACATATATAAAACTTGTTGGAATGGTCTCTTCTACAAGATTTGACTTGGGCTTTTATATAATGCTTTTTTATATCTTCTGTTTTTATATGTCTAATAAAAAATTTGAGGGTAAAAGTGTATTTGGAGAGTAG
- a CDS encoding paraquat-inducible protein A has product MVLISCSNCRKVYEKENYDEFICTRCKHKVRRRTKNSLQISLALVISAMLLYIPAMVYPMMEVTKFGVSVESTILEGVISFLEYENYFIAIVVFTASVIIPLIKLIGLLIIFLSLKINVQLSNKAKNVMFHFIEAIGKWSMIDIYVVAILASVVQLDEFFNIKGGLAATSFALMVIVTMIAAHIFDTRIIWDERK; this is encoded by the coding sequence ATGGTTTTAATATCTTGTAGTAATTGTAGAAAAGTTTATGAAAAAGAGAATTATGATGAATTTATTTGTACTAGATGTAAACATAAAGTTAGAAGAAGAACAAAAAACTCTTTACAAATTTCACTTGCATTAGTTATAAGTGCAATGCTTTTGTATATTCCAGCTATGGTATATCCTATGATGGAAGTAACTAAATTTGGTGTTAGTGTTGAAAGTACAATATTAGAAGGTGTTATTAGTTTTTTAGAGTATGAAAACTACTTTATAGCAATTGTAGTTTTTACAGCAAGTGTAATAATTCCACTTATAAAACTAATTGGATTATTGATAATATTTCTATCTTTAAAGATTAATGTACAGTTATCTAATAAAGCAAAAAATGTAATGTTTCATTTTATTGAAGCAATTGGTAAATGGTCAATGATAGATATTTATGTGGTTGCAATATTAGCATCAGTAGTGCAACTAGATGAATTTTTTAATATCAAAGGAGGTTTAGCTGCAACCTCTTTTGCACTGATGGTAATAGTTACTATGATAGCAGCACATATATTTGATACGAGGATAATTTGGGATGAAAGAAAATAA